Below is a genomic region from Henckelia pumila isolate YLH828 chromosome 3, ASM3356847v2, whole genome shotgun sequence.
CTCAAAGGCTTTCCCAACCCTAGAACATCATTGAAGTTTAAAACCATTTAAATGGGGTCGTTGTAGGTTTCTAAAGACGTAAGCAATGTTACACCTCTCACAACTCTAATACTGCGGTGTTTGAAAAGCACGCATGCATAATAAATTACTATCTTTTAGTTTGCAAGGACATCCAAATTTACTAGTTTCATGGAACTTCAAGTCTTGACAATGACAAACCTTCACCCGGTAAACTTTCCAACTAAAATTTAGTAGCCAGCATCAATGTAAGACACAACACTTGACTGTCTGACCTTTCCCCGGCTTCCTTGATTGGAAAAGAGCCTCCAACATTGCTTCAGCAGAGGGCTTGTCTTCATTTAACTTTGAAGCACTCTTCTTGGAGTTTAGAGACTCCCCTTTAGATATCGAGGTCTGTATTCTCTTAAAAACAGCTAGGATCTCTTCTTTGTTGGGGGACACGGGTTTTTTACTGTCAACCGATTGCCAATTATCCTCTGTTTCGCCTCCTTTATGGGCCTTTCCAGGAGAATAATTCTTCTGAGGAGGCTTGTCTCCTTTGTTTCCATCGAGCCGTACGCTGGAAACTGAGAGTTTATCTGCTATTTCTGCCAAATTGAACAAGCTGCATCAAGAAATTTACCTCAGTCTGATGTAAAGAAAAGGTTTGTTTTCGAGTGCTTGTACGCAAATGCTCGAACAAAATGCTTAGAGAGGCAGGAAATGTACGAAGCTACATTTTTCTGAAAAACTATTTGGCATAATTTCATCTGAATCCGGTAAATGTAAACTTGCCATGGTCTGCCCCCTATAGATAATCAACACGGCCAGAAACTTTGGTGATTGAAAATGGATTCTAAAGTGAAATCACAGAcaacccaaaataataaaaaaaaaaagcaaaatcCAAAAAACAATATACCAATAAAACGCAAAATGAAATCAAGTTTAATGTATAATAATAAAACCCAAAACGATCCAATGCATGAACACAAGATTCATGCATCTCCCAAATGCTTGAAGTCATATGCATTTACTCCAGAAAACGAAAAATTATTCAGTTCCACAGTAAGGGGCAGATACCCATTAACCGAATTGCAAAAATATCGAGGTAAACATATGATTCAAATCCTTACACAGCAAACAAAATCACGGAAGATTCAAGATCGTACCTTTGAAGGAAAACAAGGGCTTTCCCAATTTGTGTCCGTCCAAGGTAGGAAAATATGGTGAACGAAGAAGGGAATTTGAGTACAAAACTATTGcactcataattttttttttattcttaatACTTTCTAGATAATGCGAGAGTCAAGTGTCAAGAACAAGATATGATCCAAGCGAAATTGGTAATCTGACATATCTTATCCACAAATTTGGACACAAAAAACTCATGAAATGTCAAAGATAGTAACGTAAATTATGTAATCATCCTGATTTATTtcttaagattttattttataatctttaaaaattaaatctttCTATAGGTAATATATTTGGTTTcatcacaaaaaaataaaaaataaaaataacgacAACAGTATGGGAGAAACATCTCTCTTAAATGGGAGAGATTTGGGAGGGGCATCATGTTACGTTGTATATACtattagtttaaaaatttttaaagtattttataggtaaaaaaaactcaaaatatgtgtttgatattttataaaatatttttgaaaaatattttaaacaatgTTATTCGcttataatttttaaagaataattagagatgtttttttaaaatgttttagAATAAAAAAGGTGAATATATAGTCTATACACCATAATTCTTTTAACTATAAAAACATTTTTGTTAAtggttgttcatgttgaaaatatattattagagttgaatgttgaaaattagagttgaatgttgaatattaagtgtgtgatgatgtaagtGATGatgtattttatctttttaccataaatttttatttttttacattttactttttcacaacagttcaaatatttttttcaactctaatttttttttttttaaatagttaTCCAACACATGTATGttcctaaaataaaatttaaaacatgttATCAAATACACTTTTTATAAATAGTATTTTAATATGTACTTGTCTAAATAAAATCTTAATAGTAATGACATATAACAATTATTTTTCTCACGTTTTGaagagggtgtttggctaaacttattaaaaacagcttataagatcCTAGAGCTTATAAACTATTTTTGGAGCTTATAAACTGTtagatcttattttaaaaataagctgttaaagtgtttcgatgaacttattttaaacaacttaaagatatTGATGTgtttaaacatatatttaaaaaataaaattattttttatttaatttagaaAACAAATTTGATAAATTATCTACAAAAAATGAGCAGAGGGCGTAatgagaatttaataaaatatataaaaagaaTATGGTgaagtaaaatatcaaaataagatctttttctaaaaaaataagagTGACCTTACTTTTTATAAAATAGCTTATAAACTGTCAAAATCTTATGAAATTGTATTTCGAGCATATAGTTTAATACAAGTCTCTtgtcatataattttaaagatttttatttatcgGTGAAACGGGTTAACTTTgttcatatttaaaataaaaagtaatactaTTAACATAAAATGTTACATTTTTTCATATGAGTGACTCAAATAAGAAATCCGTTTCATAAAATTGATTTGTCAAAGGAGTTTTTGTGTTAGACAAAATAGTTAAATGATCCACTAAAAGTTTAAAATTGTCATTTCAGTATTTTGTACTTTGATCTTGTAAAGTATTAGAATTTGGGTTTTTGGTCCTATACGTTAGCTTATGTTTTGGTTTTCAATCTTTTTTCGTTGAAGTGAATAGTCCTCTCAACGGTGCTTTTCGAGGTTCCAATCTCCTCCATGAATAAGTAAGGTCCCATTAGCTTAAGCGGAGATTGATCGATAAATACTGAAATGTCCAATGTCATATCGATATTCAATATAAAAAGATCAAAAGTCAAAACATTATATAAATTATCAGATCAAAACCCAAATTTAAATACCTTTAAGATCAAAACAGAGAACAAGAAAACTTAGAGGAACATTTCGACTACTCACCCGTCTAATTAAGGAGATCCATGTTCGATTAAATGTGGCTTTCAAATGTGAGACAAATGAGAAAATTGATTCCCTAACCAATCAAACACCCGAACCTTCTATGTTATTGCAAATCAATGTCATCAACTCCTTGGCATTAGTGTGAATCCAGTTATACTTAAAATTATGCTTAACATGTGTAAGCCATCAATAATGATTACTACATGTAACCATGATAACAGCTTCCCATCATCATAATTCATAAACTAAAAGCGACGAGAATAAGAgtgacagaaaaaaaaaattgatgaatTTGAAGTTGAAAACTTCAAAAGTTTTAATTAGGTAGTATTTAGAAGAGCTTTTAGgtagcacttctcagcttttccttgaattttttttttacaaaatttcaaaaaaattataaaaaaaaacttagaaGTGTTTCCTAGAAGTTCTATCAAACACTGCCTCAATGATTTTGAACATGAAAAATGATGAATTTCAATTTTGAACATGAAAAATGAtgaatttcaattttagtccggTAGGTTAGACACGTGAAGTTTTGGTTCAGTGGGTTGGCATGCTTTAAATTTTAGTCAAATTTGTCAATGTCTGGTTTTTATCCAATAACTTGGACTTTTTTGGTAAAATTTTTTCCCTAAACCACTAAATCAAGCAAATATTACTAATTTGACATCCAACATTCTTCTACATGACTCATATAACGAGAATAAAACTTATATTATGCACATTAAAATCAACCTAACAAAAAATAAAGGGAAACACCAAGTTTTTTTCCTTCGATTTTGAAATATTGGGTAGATATATTTTAACGTGTGTAATGTTGTTTTACTCACTACAAGAACTAAATAGAGAACATTAGTGTCAAAATAATATTTGATGGGAACAGTGATTTATGGTATAAAAAAAGGACAAAAAAATCAAGATATTAGATGAAAAATCAAACATTAACAAATTACTGAACTAAAACAGATCAACTCACCCCCactaaaaattcaattttcccACATGAAAAGTATCGATTCTAACTAATCATCTGCGTCAGGCTTGCTGATATTGCAATTTGAATTATGTGCCATTAGGAATTGAATTGCCTTTGAAGGGACTTCCATGTTAAAAACAAGGAGATTTAAGTTTGGTATAACAGACATGGAGAAGGAAAAGAAATAGAAAGAAGGAACCAGAAAACAACCCCACATTATCTCAAATCGACCCTTACTTACAGAACTACCAGTTGGCAGATCAACGTTCATATGCGTAGCAACCTGATGTAAACTAAGTGAACTAGTATTTTGTTGAGCAGATACCTTGTAGTGACACAATCAAGAACTTGGCAACGATGTTCGCATCTCAACTATACCTTTATCCTTGGAGCACATTGTCGATCGGATCCTCAAAGTTAACCTATTCTGGTTTCGATTCTCTTAAGCAGTCATAATCAAAGCTTGGTCTTGTAAGTTCAATATTTTTGGCTTTGGGCACATTTCGTTTGAGTGTTGTTGTAATGCCAGGATACATTGGTATTTTCCAATCTCATCTCAGCATTTTACGATCCATGTCATGTCAGTGATAACGCTACAGGAAAAGTGGGAAACAGGACTAAaaagcaaaaaaataaaataaaataaaataaaaaaactacttTACATGATCAATATCCAATTCTAACTATTTAAAGAATCAAAACCTAAAATAAGCAAACTTAAAGAATGAATTTGACTATTTTCCTAATTCTTTGATCATCACTCGGGACCAGATTCAAAAACTTAAGCATCAGCAGCTCTTATAGCATATTCATACAATAATGCATAGCGATGACATTCGCGTCTCAACAAGAGCATTAAGTTTGTGTTGTGAAAGTTTCAATAGGATGCAAACCAAATCATGACATTTGCTTCTCAACAAGAGCATTAATCTTGGGTCATGAAATTACAATATGATGCAAATCATCGAAGAACTAACTGTTGGTCATGAAGTTAATAGGATGCAAATCACAACATCGCACACAATCAGATTCGAGCACTCATGCATCTGTAGATCTTCATGAATTGATTAGTGCCAGACTATATCTTTCCTCGATCAATAAACAACTTGATTATTCATAAGCTTCAATCAAAATGCGGATACACTTGGTGCAAGGTGGAATCACAACATAAAAGGTTCCAGAAAAACAAAGAACAAAAAAAAGTAAACAAAGGCCGAAAATAGGGAAAAGTGTATAAAAAAGGGCAAATTGTTACATCTCAAGGGAAGCACATTCCTACATAATCAACACCCTTTTCGCCCTGTGATAGATCATACATCCCACACCAACAAAAAAGAATCGTGAAATTTAATCAGACTCAAAGAAACCTCATTTTCTTTCTCCCTCGTCTCTTACTGAAATTCTTTTACATAAATAAGGAATGAATTGAACAATCAAGATATTTAACCAATAAATTCTCCTAAGCTAAATGAAGAGACAAACAATCTTTCGTGGCAAACTCATTTGCAGCATCTAGATAAAAGAATCAAGAAAACAATGAGAAAGACAATGGAAGAAAGCCCAATTGCAACACCGAGAACAATCTTACTAGGCCCATGGTGATGCTTCTTGTCCCCTGAATCACCATAATCTTCTTCATCAGAATTATCGCTTGAACTATCAGACTGCGAATCCTTAGCCGGCGGTGGAGACACAGGTAGCCCGTGTTTGTCACAAGGAGCAATACCAAGCTTCATCTTTGATCCCAATGTTGAGTGGTTGTAGCAAAGATTGGAATTTTCACCAACCTTGAGCACCTCCAATTTCTGAATGAATGTTGCATTGAAAGGCAATACCCCATGAAAGTTATTCCTTTCAAGATTCAAGTACTTCAAACTCGTCATATCTCGAATGAAATTCGGGATCGTCCCATTGAGCTGATTAGAACCCAGATCAAGGTGAGTCAGCcctgacaattcagacaacgattCCGGGATgggaccggataacgagtttGATCCCAAAGAAAGGTTCTGCAAGGCGCTCAAGTCCCCAATTGTGCTGGGTATCGTGTCAGCAAGAGAATTAGATGAAAGATTCAGGTGCACAAGATTCTCGAGGCGAGTTAAGGAAAGTGGTATCTCTCCTTTCAGACTATTTCCGGACAAATCGACAAAAGTAAGGTTCGGATGCCAGTGTTTAGGGAGAAAACCGGAGAGATTTGCATGTGATAGAGTAACAGAATGCAAGAATCTCATGTTGTTGAGTATAATAGAAGGGCCGCTGGCGGTAACACTAGATTTTGCAACAGTTAACTCGGTAACATTCTCCAGCCTGCTGAGCCAGACCCCTGTGAGCTTCTTGAGGCTGTTGATGCAAGAGAATGACCGAAGATTCAAGGCCAGCTCAGTGGGGAGACGAACCACCGGAATGGGGCAGTTGAGGAAGCTGAGCGAAGTGAGCGTGGACAGCGACTTGAGGGCATCGGAGGATAATGCGACGTCGCCCGAGCAGTTGAAGAGTGACAGAGAGAGGAGGTTGCGGAAAGGGGAGGAGGAGTCACAGGTGGCGGCGAAGGAGAGGTGAGGCTGCGGCGCGCAGGGGTCCTTGGGCGTCGGGATGTTGAGGGAATCGAGTGCTGTTACTTGTCTCGGGTCAAGGGGAGAAGTGGAGGCGGGGGAGGGGGTGGGCAGTTTTGGGGCCGGAGAGGTGGACGGAGATGGAGCAGACGGCGGGGACGAGAGAGGGGAGTCGGCCGCCGTCGCGGCGGTGGCGGAGACGGTGGAGGAGAGGAGGAGGAATATGGAGAGGAGTGGAGGATATAGTGACATTCTTTCTTGCTGAGATTCAGTATAGCGTGAGAGCTGCTGGCGGACTGAATGCTCtgcaatatattatatatatttttggatatttaAAGAAGGCTTTGTGACAGTTGGATGGACATTATTTGACCCTTAGATTTTGACATAATTACACAAAAATCACGGGGAAGTTAaagatttctcttttatttttatttttttttatttcaatcaACGAAAAGGGGGGGGCATAAAAGTAATTTCTTGATCACAAGAGATTACATTAAAACATAAAAGCAAAGAGATTACATGGGACATCAGTCAAAAGGGTCAAATGTGAGATCCAGGTTCCAACAACCATGCGATTAAACTAATAACGTGAATGGAAAAACTGAagaagggaatttaaatatgttAAGATTATTTAATTACCATAAAAAAATGAGTAAAACCTGAGATGATACAATAACATTGAATCTCGTCGAAATATGATGTTTTGTTTTGTCATAAATTTTCCTCCCGTGCATGGCAATTTCAAATTCAGGGGCAGAACAAAGGGAGACCTATGGTTGGAACTTGGAACAGTGCCACTCAACTTTGTTTATTATCTAGTATGTCAATCTCTAATTTATAATAATGATTATTTTTCTAAATGATTTACTATCACCCTCTATCAtccaataaaaaattattttgggaCTCCGTTAATGGAGTTTCTTGTTTCCGTCGTTTATAATTATCTTTCTTCaacagtatatatataaattaaattttctttttttttaaaaaaaaacacactaGTTATATAAACTACTTTCAGTAGAGATTTGAGACTTTGGGTTTAATTTTACGCTATAGTTTGGCCCACAATAGCATGGCAGAGAGTATAATTGGGACAAGTACATAGAATCTTGAATCAAAAGATTATCAATGGTTTGTCAAATAAAATGCTTCTATACTTACCTAATTTTTAATATTGGAAGTTTAATTTATCAAGCtttagtcaaaatctattggtgaattttatttatatttcaatTCTTGAAAAAATGATTTAATAACAATATGATTTTtccttgttatttttttatatatgaatattttgcataaatattattaataaagaaggtattttgaaatataagtgataaataaattttttgtcaaataataataattttagtttttagCTATGAAATCTAATTCTTAACTAACATTTTTGCCAAAtcccaaatattaaaaatccataattaaaatctaaaaatctacttctaatttcaaatccaaatcGAATTTTTTAACATCCAAACATGCTTACCCCTTAGGATGACTTGGTAATAAAACTAACAAAACTGAATATTCAACTGTTAAGCATGAGCATGTGAATTTTACATTGCTGCAATTTTAAGTacaaaatcaagattttgaAATCTCAAACCAAAACCAACTTGTTACAACATTAACATCAATAAAACAAGCATTCTTGGCTGCTAAATTTTACCTTAACATCAAATCTTAAACTCAACAATCAATAGCAATGCAGTTTTGAGCAACTGTGGAAGCATCATTTGTGCTTACGAATGGGTTTATCTTCACCCAAACAAGAGAGAAAACAGATGCTAAAAGAACAGACCACAACACAACGATGGTCGGAGTCCGGTTCTGTCGACCCATCAGACCCTTGAGGAAAGGATAGAGATGAAGAATAACCCAAAACGAAAAGAAAACCTTACCAAACAGAGGACCCCAAGATTCATATCCACTGTTTAATGCATCAGAAAATCCAGCAACGACCCCGACCAAGTTCACGATTAGAATAGTCGTTGGAGGGATCAAAACTGTCGTCCATTTGAAAACATATAGCTCACCAAAATCAGCATCGTCTGCTGCTTTTGCTGTCACGGTGAAGTTTGTGTCGATTCCTGCAAGCATTTTCAAGAATCCTTGGAAGACTGCAAAAAGATGAGCTGAGACGCCTCCTATGACCCAAAATTGCTCATTACGCCACAATGCTTCAATGCTCACGCCACTCCATCTCAGTTCCAGCACACTAGTGAGAATGATGGAGAGGAAGAGCCCGAGAAAGAGGACGCTTGCCAGGTTGGAGAGCTAACCCAAGGAAAACACCTGAGATCAGTTAAAAACATGGAAAAAATGGAAGATGTTTGAATCTTGTTTGAAAGATTAAGGTAAGATTTTTCACCGTTGGTATGATGAATTTCCCAGTCAGAAGGCAAATGGCAGGCAATGAGCAGTATGCGACGAGTGGGAGGGATGTGAAAGGATAGACAATGGTGTTGATGTAGGCAAGGCGTTGTAGCCATTTGAGGCGGCCACCTCCGAATCCATACCACAGAGGGCAGTGTCGACTCAAGAAAATTTCGACAGATCCTAGAGCCCATCTTAGAACCTGGTGCAGTCTATCAGACAAGTTGATAGGTGCTGATCCTTTGAATGCTGGCCTTAAGGGCATGCAGTATATTGATCTCCATCCACGACAATGCATCTTGAAACCGGTTAATATGTCCTCAGTGACTGACCCATATATCCAACCAATCTACGAACACATAAACGTTTGGTAGATTCAAAACCAGTGAAAATTATCAGCCCGTGGGAAAGGTAATTCAGATACTAAAcaagatttaaatttttttacctCTTTACCCCAAGCAGTCTTTTCTTCATACCCACAGCTTATGACATGGATTGCTTCTTTGATTAGTGTTGATGGATTAGCCGATTCGGCTACTCCTCCGTTCTCCATCATCGTGGACTCGATAAAAACCGAAGATAAGCCAAAAGTTTTCTCAAAGCTCATCTGAGAGATGAGTAACGACCTCTCATGCTCGTCATAACCTACAGATTTGACCAAAGAGACGCACTTTACTATTTGAAGATTCCATATTTGATGCCTAACAATCTGGTATatcaagattcaagaaactTACTTTCAATCTCTCTGAGGTTAAAAATGGCAGCATTAAGGTCTTCCCTTTTTGCATCACGATGGACCTCAGAGAGATCCTTTTCTTTCACAGACTTCTTGCCACGGCAGCAACAGCAGCAACTGCCGCACCAGGAGCAAGATGAAGAAGAGCCCTTTGGTATAGTGGGAAGAGACAAAGGTCCGTAGCCATAGAGAGCTTGTCTGTTAAAAACACATCCTGTTCCCACATAAACCGGTCCTTGAATTCCATCCAACCCTTTCATGTTAACCTGAGAGAAACATATTTACCAGATGCCTTAATATTTTCCAGTTTTTACTGACAGGTCTCAAAGCATGATTCTAGATTTAATAGTCACGAGTCTTTACATCAAAGAAAACTGTGTTTCGGTTGGCATAACGATCACTCTTGTCTATCCCATCGAACCTCTGAGGAAACTGCACGTAACATACATCTGGACCAACTTGGGGATCCATTAGAAAACACATTGCCTCCCGAATTGCCTTGCTATTGTTAACATAGTGATCACAATCAAGATTGAGGATATAAGGTGCATTGGTAAGAACGGCAGATACTCTCACCTTAAAGAAAAGAGACCAAAAGTCATCATTAAAAGCATGAAATAATACATAAAAAAGAAAACATTAAAAACAATCAGTACCAGAGCATTTTCAGCACCGGCTTTTTTATGATGTTGATAGCCAGGTCTCTTCTCTCTTGAGACATAAACCAGCCGAGGAAGTTCATTACCCTCTATATCATGTGCACCAGTATTCCCTaaaaacacctgatgatgaagcAGGAATGGCTATGATCATTAGGTTACTTTTCAGTCGGGCTAACTTTTCGCAACAGGAGCTTCTATGAAGGAGCACAAATCTAGATTGCAGTACCAACAATGACACAGGTAAAAGAAAAATTGCTGATAAACCAATATATTGAACCTGGATCATTCCCGGATGGTCACGCGTGTTATTTCCAGGCCAACTTGTTCCATCGGCCATCGTCCAGCCATCTTCTGGCATTTTCTGAGCCTTTGCTACCAAAGCATTGACCCGGACCTTATACTCTTCATAATCTCTCTAAAATCCAACATCAGAAACCGTAAACAGACTATCCAGATAAAGTTGGtcttattaacaaataaaaacAATGTCATTGTTAGCTAGATCTTGTAGGTTATGTACATATGTAGATATACTTACTTTCATTGCTCTGCGTTCCTTGACAAATGAAGGTTGTATTTTATCCTTCAAGTAATCGATCTTCTGTGAGAAGTAAAACTCAGGTGCTCTTGGTTCAATGGAGTACTTCTTGCAGAAAGGTGCCCATTTCCTTGCAAAATCGGCAGTCTCAGCGAGAGATTCAAAAGTAAGCATAGCGGCACCATCATCAGATACATAGCAAGAGACTTTATCTACAGGATAATCAATGgccagaattgaaagaacagtgTTTGCAGTAATCAAAGGAGGTTCTTTC
It encodes:
- the LOC140890322 gene encoding cellulose synthase A catalytic subunit 8 [UDP-forming], which translates into the protein MEPRRLRGHAAAATSCIASRLRPGIIATAGEDGFVCWFDLRCKDVLFKMDVANGIPVSSLCFKPGNEDIIYVSAGNEVKCFDLHMTDSLKQLECYNYNKDEINQIAFHSKSPFLAAADDAGDVKIIDIQQRCMFKTLRAGHGSICSTVQFLPWKNWEVISGGLDSKLVMWDFSKGRPNKIMDMGNKVDAGQCLNPAFIHDLAVPEVDMVDKVGKICVVAKGDGVVSVLNIDKELTAARKSKSSVKPKLGTNSKSTPKDAEASGSQDQDRIDRGLHLDYSIGGHTAAVSSVTFSMFGEKGKFIISGGNDKSIKLWDWSKAYEDGLANHDSQILQLNINLKKKVNWLCTTPSESENLIVCDTSSVVKVYTMMEPGVLSCSTCGEKLGSSSNGQLFVACHECNYPICRHCVNYEIKEGRNACMRCGTPYDHDDKEETDVGENEPGNHMKMTSRFDTVKDTGIHARNISTVSTVDSEYIDDSGNPIWKNRVESWKDKKNKKKQHATKEKTEAQIPSEQQMEEKPQSIDASQPLSRLVPLPKSQLTPYRIVIIMRLIILAFFFNYRVTHPVDSAFGLWLTSVICEIWFAFSWVLDQFPKWSPVNRDTYIDRLSARYERDGEPSELAAVDFFVSTVDPLKEPPLITANTVLSILAIDYPVDKVSCYVSDDGAAMLTFESLAETADFARKWAPFCKKYSIEPRAPEFYFSQKIDYLKDKIQPSFVKERRAMKRDYEEYKVRVNALVAKAQKMPEDGWTMADGTSWPGNNTRDHPGMIQVFLGNTGAHDIEGNELPRLVYVSREKRPGYQHHKKAGAENALVRVSAVLTNAPYILNLDCDHYVNNSKAIREAMCFLMDPQVGPDVCYVQFPQRFDGIDKSDRYANRNTVFFDVNMKGLDGIQGPVYVGTGCVFNRQALYGYGPLSLPTIPKGSSSSCSWCGSCCCCCRGKKSVKEKDLSEVHRDAKREDLNAAIFNLREIESYDEHERSLLISQMSFEKTFGLSSVFIESTMMENGGVAESANPSTLIKEAIHVISCGYEEKTAWGKEIGWIYGSVTEDILTGFKMHCRGWRSIYCMPLRPAFKGSAPINLSDRLHQVLRWALGSVEIFLSRHCPLWYGFGGGRLKWLQRLAYINTIVYPFTSLPLVAYCSLPAICLLTGKFIIPTLSNLASVLFLGLFLSIILTSVLELRWSGVSIEALWRNEQFWVIGGVSAHLFAVFQGFLKMLAGIDTNFTVTAKAADDADFGELYVFKWTTVLIPPTTILIVNLVGVVAGFSDALNSGYESWGPLFGKVFFSFWVILHLYPFLKGLMGRQNRTPTIVVLWSVLLASVFSLVWVKINPFVSTNDASTVAQNCIAIDC
- the LOC140892251 gene encoding uncharacterized protein, which codes for MSAIVLYSNSLLRSPYFPTLDGHKLGKPLFSFKEIADKLSVSSVRLDGNKGDKPPQKNYSPGKAHKGGETEDNWQSVDSKKPVSPNKEEILAVFKRIQTSISKGESLNSKKSASKLNEDKPSAEAMLEALFQSRKPGKGKTIGKKGSKFPSPQKDSQENEITAEDSSALSLESPSLPLPPPSNSSTQPSNFARKSPIPSVSSPRDTVEAKSETSPATDGNVEISKKLEEMNLTQLKEVAKSKGIKGYSKLKKSELVELLIRS
- the LOC140891758 gene encoding receptor-like protein 51 isoform X2 yields the protein MSLYPPLLSIFLLLSSTVSATAATAADSPLSSPPSAPSPSTSPAPKLPTPSPASTSPLDPRQVTALDSLNIPTPKDPCAPQPHLSFAATCDSSSPFRNLLSLSLFNCSGDVALSSDALKSLSTLTSLSFLNCPIPVVRLPTELALNLRSFSCINSLKKLTGVWLSRLENVTELTVAKSSVTASGPSIILNNMRFLHSVTLSHANLSGFLPKHWHPNLTFVDLSGNSLKGEIPLSLTRLENLVHLNLSSNSLADTIPSTIGDLSALQNLSLGSNSLSGPIPESLSELSGLTHLDLGSNQLNGTIPNFIRDMTSLKYLNLERNNFHGVLPFNATFIQKLEVLKVGENSNLCYNHSTLGSKMKLGIAPCDKHGLPVSPPPAKDSQSDSSSDNSDEEDYGDSGDKKHHHGPILFPTFPVALSLT
- the LOC140891758 gene encoding receptor-like protein 51 isoform X1 gives rise to the protein MSLYPPLLSIFLLLSSTVSATAATAADSPLSSPPSAPSPSTSPAPKLPTPSPASTSPLDPRQVTALDSLNIPTPKDPCAPQPHLSFAATCDSSSPFRNLLSLSLFNCSGDVALSSDALKSLSTLTSLSFLNCPIPVVRLPTELALNLRSFSCINSLKKLTGVWLSRLENVTELTVAKSSVTASGPSIILNNMRFLHSVTLSHANLSGFLPKHWHPNLTFVDLSGNSLKGEIPLSLTRLENLVHLNLSSNSLADTIPSTIGDLSALQNLSLGSNSLSGPIPESLSELSGLTHLDLGSNQLNGTIPNFIRDMTSLKYLNLERNNFHGVLPFNATFIQKLEVLKVGENSNLCYNHSTLGSKMKLGIAPCDKHGLPVSPPPAKDSQSDSSSDNSDEEDYGDSGDKKHHHGPSKIVLGVAIGLSSIVFLIVFLILLSRCCK
- the LOC140891758 gene encoding receptor-like protein 51 isoform X3, which encodes MSLYPPLLSIFLLLSSTVSATAATAADSPLSSPPSAPSPSTSPAPKLPTPSPASTSPLDPRQVTALDSLNIPTPKDPCAPQPHLSFAATCDSSSPFRNLLSLSLFNCSGDVALSSDALKSLSTLTSLSFLNCPIPVVRLPTELALNLRSFSCINSLKKLTGVWLSRLENVTELTVAKSSVTASGPSIILNNMRFLHSVTLSHANLSGFLPKHWHPNLTFVDLSGNSLKGEIPLSLTRLENLVHLNLSSNSLADTIPSTIGDLSALQNLSLGSNSLSGPIPESLSELSGLTHLDLGSNQLNGTIPNFIRDMTSLKYLNLERNNFHGVLPFNATFIQKLEVLKVGENSNLCYNHSTLGSKMKLGIAPCDKHGLPVSPPPAKDSQSDSSSDNSDEEDYGDSGDKKHHHGPTLSLT